From Rissa tridactyla isolate bRisTri1 chromosome 10, bRisTri1.patW.cur.20221130, whole genome shotgun sequence:
cacCTGCGGGGAGTTTTTCCAGCCCTGCGCCGCTGCCGGGGCTCGGGCTCCCCGGCGCTCCGCTCACTGCCTCATTCCAATATGGCACGGCCCGCCAGAGCGCatgcgcccgccgcccgcccgcctgcctcccccccccccccctcccgcccctccgccctcccctcccctcacgGCTTTTCGGGCGCTCCGGCTCCCTCCTGGCGCGGGCGCGCCGAgtccgccgccgcccgcccccccgggccgcccggccggccccgcggagctcgccgccggccccgcccccgccgcgctgccccgggCTCCTGCCCCCGGACACCTGCTCCCGCCGCGCCGGGGACAGCGCGGGATCGGCCGCCGGTAACGGgacgcgccgccgccgccactccGCTGggccgaggcggggcggggcagggcgggcgtCTCCGCCCTGCCCGGCCGCCTTcgctccgccgccgcgggcaggggctcagcccggcGGGCGGCCGGTGCCTCCCGCGGGATGCGCGGTCCCGTctccatccccccccgccccatgcccCGGCGAGGATTCGGCCCCCTTCCCCCTCGGAGATCAGTCGGCCCCGTCGGTcggggcgcggggcccggcggtgTTCCCCACGCACGACCGCGACCCTCCCCGCGAGGCCGCGCAGCCGGCGGGCCGTGTCGGCGCTGCAGTTTGCGGGGAGCCGGCGGGCGGTAGCGGTCCGTTCCCCCTCCCCCGGTGGAGACCGGCGCCCCGCGCActcgccgccgctgcccgcggcGCAGCGAAGCGAAAGAAAAAGGAAGCGGGTTGTGCAACACCGCGCTCCTCCTGCCCGTGCGACGGAGACGGAGGGGTGGAAGGGGAGCGCCCCCCGGCCCCGATCCGCGCCGGCGGTGCAGACCGAGGCGGTGGCCGGCGAGGAGCCCGCCGCTCGGCCGCCGCGAAGGGCGGCGGGGGGACAGCAGGAGCCGAGCGCGGAAAGCCCTTGCGCTCCCGGGGAGCGCATCCGCCCGCCCGCTGCGGTGGCGGCGGGCCGAGACGGCGGCGGGAGCGCTGCGGCCGcgctcggctccgctccgctccgctcgcCGGCGGGAGGAACGGCGGGACGCGCTGCCGAGCTGCGGGGCAGGCACCCGCCTTGCCGGTGTCTGACCATCACGGCGGGGATTGTTGGTGCGTACGTGCCCCTGGCGTTGAGGTGGACACTAGTTGCTAGCGACGACGAGTAAGTGTTTGGAGGGGAAGAGCGGGCAGCATAAAATGAGCTGTAATCATTTTGTCTCTGAAGTAGAGAAGTGTCAAGAAAGAAATAGACCTCACAGTGCCGGAACAGCAGGCAGGAAGAACAAACGTAACCATGAACTTTGCTAATTACGCATCCAGCGGGCAAATTACATACACTGGTCTGTACGCGGTGGCATCGGGGAGACACGCCGAGCCCAAACTACTCCCGAGCGATGCAGTGCGGTACCGAGCAGGACGTACACAGCCCCGCACCCTCACGGGAAAGACTGAGAAACCTCCGTTTCCCGCTGGCTTAAAGTAAAAAAGTGGCGCCGTTTCTCCCCGCACCCGGGAGGCAGCAcggcgcgcccggccgccgcccggcaCAGCGGGACCCACGCCGGGGCAGGCGGCCGCCCCGGGCCTCCGtagccgccgccgcgctgcccgaGGAAGGCCCTTTCCCCCGGCGCTGGAGGGCTTCTCCCCGCGATTCCGTTTGCCGGTGCGTCGAGCGAGGCCCGGCGGCGGCCCGCCCGCTCCCCTTGCCCCCGCTAGAGGGGGGTCTCGCCATGTCGAGCGGAGAGCCCCGCCGAGCGCCGCTGCTCCCGGCCCGCCGCGCAGCGGGCTGAGCCCCGACAGCGGGCGGGCAGGGTGGAATTAACTATTCAAATTAAACTGCTTCTGCACCGCCTAATTGCGTCCCAGCAGACACCGGCTGGATAATCGAGtgcagctcctggcagccccgGGCCACCCCGGCCAGACATCCCGTCTCCGCGGGTCCCGAAGAACGTCTCCGCAGCCCCCACGAGTCGCGGAAGCCGCCCCCTCCCAAGGCGCGGCCTCTAAGAAACTCAGGACTTTTTCTACAAAAGCCCCAAACTACAGAGTGCAACAGGAAGAAAACCGCAAAAGTCAGAAGTATCACGAAGTTCTCAGACCGGCAAGAGCGAGAAACATGCCCTTTCAAAATGCTCGGATGAGCCTGGAAATTAGCCTTTGGTACATACAACAGGGCAAGAGAAACAGCGTAGAAAAAGAGACAATCCCCACTGGTCTGATCCATGAAACACCTAAAAGGTGTGTTTTGTCACTGCACACTGACTTCTATGTCCTATTAATTGTCAGTCACAGAAGGGCATCTATTTACAAAATCTTTGACTGTCCAGCTTCATGATAcattagctttgtgtcatctgcggTGATTTGGAGGAGGTTAAAAAGGCACCAAAAGGAAATTGAGTCTTCCTTTCTGGACCTTCTGGTGTGTTAGCAAACCTCCAGAAATATGGGGCTAACACACTGCAAATACACATTTCATCATACGGGCATTAAATCTCTTTGTATCCCTTTTGTGGGAATGGCAATACACAAGACAGCCAACACCATTCTATTACCCAGTTTGGAGGATGAACTGGATAACTACACTGCCGTGCGGACACCCTGCTTTCAGACAGCCCAGGTGCCTTGCTTCTGTCTTCAAGGCTTTTCTAGCATCCACTTTTCTGAAACCAGAAACTTTCACATTTCCAGACTAAATGTATTCACTACCAATTCATTGCATTTGCTCTTTACCAATATTACCcttcaaattaaataattttgccTCTCTGATATTTACCTAAAATGTCCCTATAAATAGCAATTAGATCATCAGCTCTCagtctttctgctgtgtttttgatCTTCTCTCTAAATAGGTTTTCCATTCTTCCAGCGTCCTCTATACCTTCTACCCAGTGTGCACTGTTCTAAACAAGGTCTTAACAACTGCCTTGTACAATGATATTAATACCTCGCCATCTACTGAAAATACCTCTCTCGATGCATCCCAGAATACATTAGCATTTTTAAGACCACATTACAGTAGCATCATAGTTATCCTACAACCAATAACGTACTTGGATTCCTCTCCTCATAATCTCACATTTGATGAACCTCCAAGCTTACTTGCAGTTATTCTAATTAATCTTTAAGTGCATGACTTCTTGCTATTATACTCCATCCCATTTCTGGTACTCCAGGCAATAGATCATCGTCAGCAATTGTGCTAGTGCAGTTTAAGAAGATACTGCGCCTTAAAATGTGCATCTTGTCCTATTTTTAAGATTATTCACTATCCAGCCTGCTCAGAGGGCTTCCCCTCTTCCATGGCAGCTCACTCTCTGTGCAACCCATCCACTACTTTGGCCGTGTCAGAAAGGTGGCAAACATGCTGTTCCTGTAAAGCAGTCTGCTCCTCAGCCTCCCTGGCTCAAGGCTGCCCACACCTTTCTCACTGTGCTCCATTT
This genomic window contains:
- the LOC128915718 gene encoding serine/arginine repetitive matrix protein 1-like, translating into MKEGTAKKQQGGRGGGNPGNKFAKATDGKLAQSFPCGHSALPFPPAAARAGALPQPLPQRRFLPSPKLASRGIPGTSAAAPAVSPAADLRLQVQKRRAAQSYSPKDKGSRSPERRRARRRRRCGAAAAGAARTQCPAPRQRRPRSAGGGAAGEPAARPRRRRPPLSPHTHPEREAKSRPLTGHLTGSDAGRCPGRDARRAERSPAAPGGGIRPPSPSEISRPRRSGRGARRCSPRTTATLPARPRSRRAVSALQFAGSRRAVAVRSPSPGGDRRPAHSPPLPAAQRSERKRKRVVQHRAPPARATETEGWKGSAPRPRSAPAVQTEAVAGEEPAARPPRRAAGGQQEPSAESPCAPGERIRPPAAVAAGRDGGGSAAAALGSAPLRSPAGGTAGRAAELRGRHPPCRCLTITAGIVGAYVPLALRWTLVASDDDRHRLDNRVQLLAAPGHPGQTSRLRGSRRTSPQPPRVAEAAPSQGAASKKLRTFSTKAPNYRVQQEENRKSQKYHEVLRPARARNMPFQNARMSLEISLWYIQQGKRNSVEKETIPTGLIHETPKSVLYTFYPVCTVLNKVLTTALYNDINTSPSTENTSLDASQNTLAFLRPHYSSIIVILQPITYLDSSPHNLTFDEPPSLLAVILINL